In Bacillota bacterium, the genomic window GTCACCCGGCACTGGCCTCAGTTCGATCCTGTCCTACCTGGAGAAACCCCCCGCCCATTCTATCCTGGTGTTTTCCGTGCCCCAGAAGGGTGCTCTCTCGGTTCTTGTCTGTCGCGGGCTCGCGAAGTCCTGCGCCACCGTGGACTGCGGACCCATGAAGGGCAAGATGCTGGAGAACTGGATCCAGGAGAGGTTCGAGGCCCGGGGCGCTACCCCCACCAGGTCTGCTGTGGCGTTCCTGGCTCATGCTGGGGTCTTGGACCTCTGGGCGCTGGACAACGAGATAGAGAAGGCATTCCTCTACGCCAATTCCCCCCGGGTGGAGGAGGATCACGTGAAGAGGGTTCTAAGCAACAAGACTGCCCAGGGCATCTTTAATCTTGCAGATGCCCTAGGTGCCCGGGATACGGGGGGGGCCCTGAGGGCTCTGGGGGACCTCCTGGAGGGAGGGGCTCAGCCCGCCTACATCCTATTCATGCTGGCCAGGCACGTAAGATACCTGGTAAGGACGAAGGATCTGGACAAGCCTGCTGG contains:
- the holA gene encoding DNA polymerase III subunit delta → MKYKEALDSVQASPGPAYLLHGEELFLHEEFIEAVKRAWIAKGDETLNFHRFEGTDEGLLAASGLAGTIPFLGRVRVIVVGDGPVFASKGKEGDKVSPGTGLSSILSYLEKPPAHSILVFSVPQKGALSVLVCRGLAKSCATVDCGPMKGKMLENWIQERFEARGATPTRSAVAFLAHAGVLDLWALDNEIEKAFLYANSPRVEEDHVKRVLSNKTAQGIFNLADALGARDTGGALRALGDLLEGGAQPAYILFMLARHVRYLVRTKDLDKPAGELASLLEVQAFLAERYHRQAKNFSSRDLEEAMEGLLRVDLALKTGEAGGGEALKRLIIDLTSST